In Trichoderma breve strain T069 chromosome 4, whole genome shotgun sequence, the following proteins share a genomic window:
- a CDS encoding acetyltransferase (GNAT) domain-containing protein has protein sequence MSLILCTPSETDVSAVSTVHLRAMDENLLTHAQFPSPEGLQFFHGWLEMNTLEHLRDGDKGVLVAKDGETGEVVSFVKWLVHRPGEQEQVEEEEWPDIARAEYLDPYAALTERVRNRAVGKETAYYHPTYLCTDPRWAGRGAASLLLRKVQELATAEGLPLVLEATMNAVTFYQKMGFDIRDELSMMLPPRGSSEPTEFYEEKCMVWTPPKAAAATS, from the exons ATGTCACTTATACTCTGCACGCCGTCCGAAACCGATGTCTCGGCGGTATCAACGGTGCACCTGCGGGCCATGGACGAGAACCTCCTTACGCACGCGCAGTTCCCGAGCCCGGAGGGTCTGCAGTTTTTCCACGGCTGGTTGGAGATGAACACGCTGGAGCATCTGAGAGACGGGGACAAGGGGGTGCTGGTTGCGAAGGATGGGGAGACGGGGGAGGTGGTGAGTTTTGTCAAGTGGCTTGTTCATAGGCCTGGCGAGCAGGAGcaggttgaagaggaggagtGGCCGGATATTGCGAGGGCCGAGTATTTGGATCCGTATGCGGCGTTGACGGAGAGGGTGAGGAATAGGGCTGTTGGAAAGGAGACGGCATATTATC ATCCAACGTATCTTTGCACGGATCCTCGCTGGGCTGGACGCGGAGCTGCATCATTGCTTCTGCGCAAGGTCCAGGAACTCGCCACCGCAGAGGGTCTCCCTCTTGTGCTAGAAGCTACGATGAATGCTGTGACGTTTTACCAAAAGATGGGCTTTGACATCAGAGATGAGCTATCGATGATGTTGCCGCCTCGAGGGTCGAGTGAGCCTACGGAATTTTATGAAGAAAAGTGCATGGTGTGGACGCCGCCGAAGGCTGCAGCGGCAACATCATGA
- a CDS encoding pyridoxamine 5'-phosphate oxidase domain-containing protein, whose translation MELITNGVVPDRWKTSRQPPTKAEMQSTSILKVKITSGSAKFRDGGVSDDKHDLQNEDAQNSVWTGVVPVFSSLGEPVSTTYNKVDVPANVTDFIKDYNNENKEYVLSAIKK comes from the coding sequence ATGGAGCTCATCACAAACGGCGTCGTCCCCGACCGCTGGAAGACCTCTCGCCAGCCCCCCACAAAGGCCGAGATGCAGAGCACCAGCATCCTCAAGGTAAAAATCACCTCCGGCAGCGCCAAATTCCGCGACGGCGGCGTCTCCGACGACAAGCACGACCTGCAGAACGAGGACGCTCAGAACTCCGTCTGGACGGGCGTGGTGCCTGTCTTCTCTAGCCTTGGAGAACCAGTGTCGACGACTTACAACAAGGTCGATGTTCCGGCCAACGTAACTGATTTCATCAAGGACTATAACAATGAGAATAAAGAGTATGTGCTTTCGGCTATTAAGAAATAG
- a CDS encoding fungal specific transcription factor domain-containing protein, whose product MAHDAPIQRTAPIAIAPKPPRPEPLPLPRRQNSSHRFEIGPASLHGRGSIDSGSFPGAAAPPCQACRFSGTRCTVAEDDDGCMPCQLNGTECSLVSPSPQTRKRKLNGDSADESVKRGSPGIPSRRNHNSSLSSTAASSSFLEDMANVGGPTMLKRTLGLQEDRYSQYIGPTTDFEPSLINLSPFDTHDESLLARGTLRKVSDSDTFLMLPDQSTPGYDHVIEDLDAIEAIVAPHGRTLIDLYFRVVHPGMPIIQKTVFMEKYERSYREFSPPILAAVYILAINWWDHHDELSKLPRPDVRELERLVRTTLEDAMFRPKLSTVQAGLLLSQRPEGDQWAPTAQLVAIAQELGLHLDCSGWKIPPWEKGLRRRLAWALYMQDKWGALVHGRPSHIFPSNWAVRPLRANDFPDVEWDENDQEERQDIEKGRLVFTRFVQLSEILSVILDTFYTLQAMQTVSNAGSGGTQLVLSLAKPIQLRLKEWYSGLPTNIRLDSYSASKMSGRLSCIGYLHLGYFATEITLHRRIIRSLASNTSSVDSYVQHICRSAAKARLISAMDFVNRLMPNHIQSFWYFASKTNFALIGTFGSLLWATSPGREEAEWYRRRLGEYRWTLSVSCKPGQSKGLTEFAMTMLDISTGLLKQLPEKPSMSRTGSMADFSAMSMPSSFSGGVNILGSFSNLPSTDVSNAQSPLSESEISDEGMGDDDYATPM is encoded by the exons ATGGCCCATGACGCTCCTATCCAGCGCACGGCGCCAATCGCCATCGCTCCCAAACCTCCAAGGCCGGAGccactcccactcccacGCCGCCAGAACAGCTCCCACAGGTTCGAGATAGGCCCCGCGAGCTTGCATGGCAGGGGATCCATCGACTCCGGCTCATTTCCTGGGGCTGCCGCTCCCCCGTGTCAGGCCTGTCGCTTCTCTGGCACCAGGTGTACCGTggccgaggatgacgatggctgCATGCCCTGTCAGCTCAACGGCACCGAATGCTCGCTAGTGTCGCCGAGCCCTCAGACCCGTAAGAGGAAGCTTAACGGGGATTCTGCCGATGAAAGCGTCAAGAGAGG CTCCCCCGGTATCCCCAGCCGCAGAAATCACAACTCGAGCCTCTCCAGCACTGCTGCCAGCAGCTCATTCTTGGAAGACATGGCCAATGTCGGCGGCCCCACCATGCTCAAGCGGACGCTAGGTCTCCAAGAAGATCGGTACAGCCAGTATATCGGCCCCACGACTGATTTCGAGCCCTCTCTCATCAACCTCTCTCCCTTTGACACGCATGACGAGAGCCTTCTCGCCCGCGGGACTCTCCGCAAGGTCAGCGACTCGGACACCTTTCTCATGCTGCCGGACCAGAGCACGCCCGGCTACGACCATGTAATTGAAGATCTGGACGCCATCGAGGCCATCGTGGCCCCCCATGGCCGCACACTCATCGACCTGTATTTCCGAGTCGTCCATCCCGGAATGCCCATCATCCAGAAGACCGTCTTCATGGAAAAGTATGAACGATCCTATCGCGAGTTCTCACCAcccatcctcgccgccgtctatattctcgccatcaactGGTGGGATCACCACGATGAACTGTCCAAGCTTCCCCGCCCCGACGTGCGTGAATTAGAAAGGCTCGTCCGCACGACCCTCGAAGATGCCATGTTCCGACCGAAACTGTCGACAGTCCaagctgggcttcttctATCTCAGCGACCCGAGGGCGACCAGTGGGCTCCGACTGCGCAGTTGGTTGCTATTGCTCAAGAGCTTGGCCTCCACCTGGACTGCTCGGGATGGAAAATCCCACCATGGGAAAAGGGGCTGCGAAGGCGTCTGGCTTGGGCCCTGTACATGCAAGATAAATGGGGTGCTCTCGTCCACGGGAGGCCCTCTCATATTTTCCCTTCCAACTGGGCCGTCCGGCCGTTGCGTGCCAACGACTTTCCCGATGTCGAATGGGATGAGAACGATCAGGAGGAGCGCCAGGACATAGAAAAGGGCCGCCTTGTTTTTACACGATTCGTGCAGCTCTCCGAGATTCTTTCCGTGATCCTCGACACCTTTTATACTCTGCAAGCCATGCAGACCGTCTCCAACGCGGGCTCTGGAGGAACACAGCTGGTCCTTTCACTAGCGAAACCTATCCAGCTTAGACTCAAAGAGTGGTATAGCGGGCTACCCACCAATATTCGGTTGGATTCGTACTCGGCAAGCAAAATGTCGGGGAGGCTATCGTGCATTGGGTATCTTCATTTGGGATACTTTGCAACCGAAATCACCCTCCATAGACGCATCATTCGATCGCTGGCATCCAACACATCGTCGGTCGACTCATACGTGCAACACATCTGCCGCAGTGCCGCTAAGGCTCGCTTGATTTCTGCCATGGATTTTGTTAACCGACTGATGCCGAATCACATCCAGTCGTTTTGGTATTTCGCCTCAAAAACCAACTTTGCCCTCATCGGAACGTTCGGATCTTTGCTCTGGGCGACATCACCTGGCCGGGAAGAGGCAGAGTGGTATAGGCGTCGACTCGGTGAATACCGGTGGACGTTGTCGGTCAGCTGCAAGCCGGGCCAGAGCAAGGGCCTGACGGAATTTGCCATGACGATGTTAGATATTTCAACCGGCCTTTTGAAGCAGCTTCCGGAAAAGCCATCCATGAGTCGCACTGGCAGCATGGCAGACTTCTCCGCCATGTCTATGCCCAGTTCATTTTCTGGCGGAGTCAACATTttgggcagcttcagcaacttGCCCAGCACAGACGTCAGTAATGCCCAGAGCCCTCTGAGTGAATCAGAGATTAGCGACGAGGGtatgggagatgatgattaTGCAACACCGATGTAA
- a CDS encoding spermine/spermidine synthase domain-containing protein, whose amino-acid sequence MARQKKATKDNAADTSMGFTPERFERELKDLASKAKNDTWSNRVLGQVVLYVKTLVLLTLLGVYSNASQLALSPVYGSIPAAAWHSKALMAGCFIGWAGNLAFRQVLPISTEKLLPLVALYVPVMQCFLYRFSQTLGANYGPLVTEGVTLVPMAILTAASVADNLEGVDLSSMPKVLADAVPGVGSWGTFKLIEHIAEMLLRKHVGTVFWYTRVGMEILLAGSYTVFAPSKYLALAIPALVHTAMFNPHVDTPTAMALLNTTMLADNWMILDRRESVTGYISVVEQTRSKMRVLRADHSLLGGDWAEWRGNQVTEPIYAIFVMLEAVRLVEREVPVADADAKALVIGMGIGTAPSALVSHGIETTVVEIDPVVYEFAQKYFQLRENHPAVIEDAVKYTNRAANETQDVYDYIVHDVFTGGVEPVDLFTFEFFQNLYTLLKSDGVIAINYAGDLRSPTPKAIVRTILKNFPTCRIFRENLPDDKAIAETGSDFTNMVIFCRKAKGALTFRNPVKEDYLNSPSRQNFLTPQNEVLPGDVFSNGKDEEGFLFRNGTDKVKEGQYANAAGHWAVMRSSLPATFWERW is encoded by the exons ATGGCGCGCCAAAAGAAAGCGACTAAAGACAATGCCGCGGACACATCCATGGGATTCACGCCGGAGAGGTTTGAGCGGGAGCTGAAGGATCTGgcatccaaggccaagaatgACACGTGGAGCAACCGCGTGCTTGGCCAGGTCGTGCTCTACGTCAAGACTTTGGTGCTGCTGACCTTGTTGGGCGTATACTCGAATGCATCGCAGCTTGCGCTGTCGCCCGTCTATGGCTCGATACCGGCGGCAGCGTGGCATTCGAAGGCATTGATGGCTGGCTGCTTCATCGGCTGGGCGGGTAACTTGGCGTTTCGCCAGGTGCTCCCCATATCGACGGAGAAGCTTCTTCCGTTGGTGGCGCTATATGTGCCTGTGATGCAGTGCTTCTTGTATCGGTTTAGTCAGACTTTGGGGGCTAACTATGGACCTCTCGTTACTGAGGGAGTCACTTTGGTTCCGATGGCGATTCTAACGGCTGCTTCTGTTGCAGACAATCTGGAGGGTGTGGATCTGAGCTCGATGCCCAAGGTCCTAGCAGATGCTGTCCCTGGCGTTGGATCTTGGGGAACGTTTAAGCTGATAGAACATATCGCTGAGATGCTCCTGCGAAAACACGTTGGGACAGTGTTTTGGTACACGAGAGTGGGCATGGAGATCCTTCTGGCTGGGTCGTACACTGTGTTTGCACCCTCCAAGTATCTGGCCCTTGCAATCCCGGCATTGGTGCATACGGCCATGTTCAACCCTCACGTGGATACACCAACTGCAATGGCGTTGTTGAATACCACCATGTTGGCTGACAACTGGATGATTTTGGACAGGCGGGAGTCTGTTACAGGATACATATCGGTGGTTGAGCAGACGCGGAGCAAGATGCGAGTTTTGCGAGCTGATCATAGCCTGTTGGGAGGCGATTGGGCTGAATGGCGTGGCAATCAAGTAACAGAGCCTATTTATGCCATTTTCGTTATGCTAGAAGCAGTGCGCCTAGTTGAGAGAGAGGTGCCGGTTGCGGATGCTGATGCTAAGGCATTGGTCAT TGGTATGGGTATTGGTACTGCGCCGTCTGCGCTCGTGTCTCATGGAATTGAGACCACCGTTGTGGAGATTGACCCTGTTGTCTACGAATTCGCTCAAAAGTATTTCCAGCTCAGAGAGAACCACCCGGCGGTCATCGAAGACGCGGTCAAGTATACCAACAGAGCCGCCAACGAAACCCAGGATGTCTATGACTACATTGTTCATGATGTGTTTACGGGAGGTGTAGAGCCCGTTGATTTATTCACGTTTGAATTCTTCCAGAACCTCTACACTCTACTGAAGTCCGATGGAGTCATTGCTATT AACTACGCGGGCGATCTAAGGTCGCCAACTCCCAAAGCAATCGTGCGGACCATACTGAAAAACTTTCCAACCTGTCGTATATTTCGAGAGAATCTACCTGACGACAAGGCTATTGCTGAGACTGGTTCGGACTTTACCAACATGGTCATCTTTTGTCGCAAAGCCAAAGGGGCACTGACGTTTCGTAACCCGGTGAAAGAAGATTACCTTAACAGTCCTTCCAGGCAGAATTTCTTGACACCTCAAAATGAAGTTTTACCCGGAGATGTGTTCTccaatggcaaagatgaggaGGGTTTCCTGTTCAGAAACGGGACagacaaggtcaaggaagGACAGTATGCCAACGCAGCTGGCCACTGGGCGGTCATGAGGAGCAGCCTTCCGGCTACCTTTTGGGAAAGGTGGTAG